A DNA window from Bacillus carboniphilus contains the following coding sequences:
- a CDS encoding ATP-grasp domain-containing protein, which produces MNTKKRILITGARAPYTLELIRALGKCGHTIYVAESLSITVSSFSRYIEKTIQVASPRQKTESFIQQLIQIIQDYSIDLLIPTCEESYYISEHLETIQSFCEVFTDSFTKILDLHNKFTFIESMKKWNFNTPETFLVNDSTNLQQLHLHSQKTYIYKPVYSRFGIQVMDFTVDKLEELATLKSSPFVPFVVQEKLVGKEFNLFAICHKGKMLSSAIYDNRYKSGKSSVYFRKVDRPTIQKWLTKVVEKINFTGFIGFDVMETNGFIYPLECNPRCTSGIHLINPEVIATCLIDKRTPLEQIDYQSTKALIFGMLLAKKDRDWLPSILKAKDVLWDTDDLLPFLTQPLSLIPLWKRMIHERISLIEATTLDIEWNGDYSQ; this is translated from the coding sequence TTGAATACTAAAAAACGAATTCTCATCACCGGTGCTCGAGCTCCTTATACTCTTGAACTAATTAGAGCACTCGGAAAATGTGGCCACACGATTTATGTAGCCGAAAGTTTATCCATTACGGTTTCTTCGTTTTCTAGATATATTGAAAAAACCATTCAGGTGGCTTCACCAAGACAAAAGACAGAGAGCTTCATTCAACAGTTAATTCAGATCATTCAGGATTACTCTATTGATTTGTTAATACCTACTTGTGAAGAGTCCTACTATATAAGTGAACATCTCGAGACGATACAATCATTCTGTGAAGTATTTACCGATAGCTTTACAAAGATTCTAGACCTTCATAATAAATTTACTTTTATTGAGAGCATGAAAAAATGGAACTTTAATACACCTGAAACATTCTTAGTAAATGATAGTACCAATTTACAACAATTACATTTACATTCTCAAAAGACTTATATATATAAACCTGTATACTCCAGATTCGGAATTCAAGTTATGGATTTTACAGTTGATAAGCTAGAAGAGTTGGCTACACTTAAGTCTTCACCCTTTGTTCCATTCGTTGTTCAAGAAAAATTAGTAGGCAAAGAATTTAATCTCTTTGCAATTTGTCATAAAGGTAAAATGCTAAGTTCTGCTATTTATGATAATCGTTATAAAAGTGGAAAATCATCCGTCTACTTTAGGAAAGTAGATCGACCTACGATACAAAAATGGTTAACGAAGGTTGTGGAAAAAATAAACTTTACGGGATTTATTGGTTTTGATGTTATGGAAACAAATGGATTTATTTATCCATTGGAATGCAACCCTCGTTGCACTAGTGGCATTCATTTAATCAATCCAGAAGTCATCGCCACATGCCTTATAGATAAACGTACCCCTTTAGAACAAATAGACTACCAATCTACGAAAGCCCTAATTTTTGGAATGTTATTAGCAAAAAAAGACCGTGACTGGTTACCATCTATACTAAAGGCTAAGGATGTATTGTGGGATACGGATGATCTTCTTCCCTTTTTGACCCAACCATTAAGTCTTATTCCTCTTTGGAAAAGGATGATTCATGAAAGAATTAGCTTAATTGAAGCCACTACTTTAGATATTGAATGGAATGGGGATTACAGCCAATGA
- a CDS encoding beta-ketoacyl-ACP synthase III: MRNVRIISSGIYLPKKKVYSTDIDHYFNETPGTMEALSGVRTRYYVEDETASEMGTQASIQALSKANLSIKDIDCIVCASGTMEQPIPSTASFIHQKLAGDEYPIPAFDVNSTCLSFVTAFDLLGNALHLGQYKKVLLVSTEISSVGLNKNDRKTHSLFGDGAAAFILEASSSSKLLGSLMRTYSSGVHYTEIPGGGTKLHPNLTNSELPFLFHMDGKKVFKTASKYIQTFVEDLCESSHVRLKDIDYIVPHQASGSAIDLMEKRLQLKPGQMIKIVRDYGNMIAASIPFTLHLLLEEHDIKRGTTIMLLGTSAGLSIGGLVIEY; encoded by the coding sequence ATGAGAAATGTACGTATTATTAGTTCAGGGATATACCTTCCAAAGAAAAAGGTCTATTCCACAGATATTGATCACTATTTTAATGAAACACCTGGTACTATGGAGGCATTGTCCGGAGTTAGAACAAGATATTATGTGGAAGACGAAACAGCCTCTGAAATGGGTACTCAAGCTTCCATTCAAGCATTATCCAAAGCGAACCTATCCATAAAAGATATAGATTGCATTGTGTGCGCAAGTGGGACCATGGAACAGCCAATACCCAGCACTGCTTCTTTTATCCACCAGAAGCTTGCTGGAGATGAATACCCCATTCCGGCCTTTGATGTGAATTCTACTTGCTTAAGTTTTGTTACGGCCTTTGATTTATTAGGGAATGCTCTCCATTTAGGACAATACAAGAAGGTCCTCCTTGTTTCTACTGAAATTAGCTCAGTAGGCTTGAATAAAAATGATCGTAAAACCCATTCTTTGTTTGGAGATGGAGCTGCAGCATTTATTCTAGAAGCCTCTTCATCTAGTAAACTATTAGGCTCCTTAATGAGAACCTACAGCAGCGGTGTACATTATACTGAAATACCTGGAGGAGGAACCAAGCTTCACCCTAACCTAACAAATTCAGAACTTCCCTTTTTGTTCCATATGGATGGGAAGAAAGTATTTAAAACTGCCTCCAAATATATCCAAACATTTGTTGAGGATTTGTGCGAATCCTCTCATGTCCGGCTCAAAGACATTGATTATATAGTGCCACATCAAGCTAGTGGAAGTGCCATCGATTTAATGGAAAAACGTTTACAGTTAAAACCAGGACAAATGATTAAAATCGTTAGAGATTACGGGAATATGATTGCCGCATCCATCCCTTTTACTCTCCATCTTCTTCTAGAAGAACACGATATAAAACGTGGGACTACTATTATGTTATTAGGAACATCTGCTGGATTAAGTATTGGGGGATTAGTGATTGAATACTAA
- the cspD gene encoding cold-shock protein CspD: MNTGKVKWFNAEKGFGFIEVEGGDDVFVHFSAIQGEGFKSLEEGQTVTFEIVEGNRGPQAANVTKA; encoded by the coding sequence ATGAACACTGGTAAAGTAAAATGGTTTAATGCAGAAAAAGGTTTTGGATTTATCGAAGTTGAAGGTGGAGACGACGTATTCGTACACTTCTCAGCTATCCAAGGCGAAGGTTTCAAATCTTTAGAAGAAGGTCAAACAGTAACTTTCGAAATCGTTGAAGGTAACCGTGGACCTCAAGCAGCTAACGTAACAAAAGCGTAA
- a CDS encoding anthranilate synthase component I family protein: MQQPKVYSETIPMTKEEFFSFYTKVQENYEHHILLESGRGGQYSIAGLQPFAVLKSSDNGLHIYAEKNNEHKEGNPLHLVKEWMQNYVTETDDQLPDFQGGAIGYISYDYARYIEKLPSLSRNDLEMPILYFLVFKEWVVFEHEQDQLWFMNLASDDLEGKNTLERMKQEWLEASAHPQKEDHFLATDDKLHVSMTEEQFMEAVEKIREYIAQGDVFQVNLSVRQSKVLSANPFDIYKELRILNPSPYMGYMHTPDFQIVSGSPELLIKKKGREVSTRPIAGTRSRGKDHEEDLQLARELMENEKERAEHVMLVDLERNDIGRVCEYGSVEVNEFMVIEKYSHVMHIVSNVRGTLAVDKDGFDLIEATFPGGTITGAPKIRTMEIIEELEPVQRGIYTGSIGWIGFDGNLELNIVIRTLLAKNGFGHIQAGAGVVIDSNPKHEYKEALKKAAALWKATEMAEKRLGEEK; the protein is encoded by the coding sequence ATGCAACAACCAAAAGTTTATTCAGAGACGATTCCTATGACAAAGGAAGAGTTCTTTTCATTCTATACAAAGGTACAAGAAAACTATGAGCATCACATCCTTCTTGAAAGTGGAAGAGGGGGGCAATATAGTATTGCTGGGTTACAGCCCTTTGCAGTTTTGAAATCAAGTGACAATGGCCTACATATTTATGCTGAGAAAAATAATGAACATAAAGAAGGCAATCCTCTTCATTTAGTAAAAGAATGGATGCAGAACTACGTGACCGAGACCGATGATCAATTACCTGATTTCCAAGGCGGAGCTATAGGATATATCAGCTACGACTATGCTCGTTATATAGAAAAGCTACCTTCCCTTTCAAGAAATGATTTAGAAATGCCGATTCTATACTTTTTGGTCTTTAAAGAGTGGGTTGTTTTTGAACATGAACAGGATCAGTTATGGTTTATGAACTTGGCAAGTGATGACTTGGAAGGGAAAAACACTCTTGAAAGGATGAAGCAGGAATGGCTCGAAGCAAGTGCTCATCCACAAAAGGAAGATCACTTTCTTGCAACAGATGATAAGTTGCATGTATCGATGACCGAAGAGCAGTTCATGGAAGCTGTCGAAAAAATACGGGAATATATTGCACAAGGAGATGTCTTCCAAGTTAATTTATCCGTTCGTCAGTCAAAGGTTTTATCGGCAAATCCTTTTGATATCTATAAAGAGTTACGCATATTAAATCCATCCCCCTATATGGGATATATGCATACCCCCGATTTCCAAATTGTTAGCGGTTCCCCAGAATTGTTAATTAAGAAAAAAGGGAGAGAAGTAAGTACACGTCCTATTGCAGGTACAAGATCACGTGGGAAAGATCATGAAGAAGACCTACAGCTCGCTAGGGAATTAATGGAGAATGAAAAAGAGCGAGCAGAACATGTTATGCTTGTTGACTTAGAAAGAAATGATATTGGTCGAGTCTGCGAATATGGAAGTGTTGAAGTAAATGAGTTTATGGTGATTGAAAAATATTCTCATGTGATGCATATTGTTTCAAATGTACGTGGAACCTTGGCAGTGGATAAGGATGGGTTTGATCTTATTGAAGCAACGTTTCCAGGTGGCACAATTACAGGAGCACCAAAGATAAGAACAATGGAAATCATTGAGGAGTTAGAACCCGTTCAGAGAGGAATCTATACTGGGTCCATTGGATGGATTGGGTTTGACGGTAACCTTGAATTAAATATAGTGATCCGAACGCTATTGGCGAAGAACGGTTTTGGACATATTCAGGCTGGTGCCGGCGTTGTAATTGATTCTAATCCGAAGCATGAATATAAAGAGGCACTAAAAAAAGCAGCCGCCTTGTGGAAAGCTACAGAAATGGCTGAGAAAAGACTAGGGGAAGAAAAATGA
- the pabA gene encoding aminodeoxychorismate/anthranilate synthase component II: MILMIDNYDSFTYNLVQYLGDLGQQLVVKRNDDITIKEIEELNPDYLMVSPGPCSPNEAGISMKAIKHFAGKIPIFGVCLGHQSIAQVFGGKVVRAERLMHGKTSEMIHNGQTIYKGVSNPFTATRYHSLIVKKETLPNCLEITAWTEEGEIMGLRHKELPIEGVQFHPESIMTGDGKKLLQNFLDAYSPVHKK, translated from the coding sequence ATGATCTTAATGATTGATAACTATGATTCATTTACGTATAACCTTGTTCAATATTTAGGAGATTTAGGGCAGCAATTGGTGGTTAAGAGAAACGACGACATTACTATTAAAGAAATTGAAGAGTTGAATCCAGACTATTTAATGGTTTCTCCAGGACCATGTAGTCCTAATGAAGCGGGTATTAGTATGAAGGCTATTAAACATTTCGCCGGTAAGATTCCTATTTTTGGAGTTTGTTTAGGTCATCAATCCATTGCTCAAGTTTTTGGAGGTAAAGTAGTACGAGCTGAGAGGCTCATGCACGGAAAAACCTCTGAAATGATTCATAATGGTCAAACGATATATAAGGGGGTATCTAATCCTTTTACTGCAACACGATACCATTCACTTATTGTAAAAAAAGAGACATTACCGAATTGTTTAGAAATAACAGCTTGGACAGAAGAAGGAGAAATTATGGGACTTCGTCATAAGGAACTACCGATTGAGGGAGTGCAATTCCATCCAGAGTCTATCATGACAGGAGATGGGAAAAAGCTCTTACAAAATTTTTTAGATGCCTATTCTCCGGTTCATAAAAAGTAG
- the pabC gene encoding aminodeoxychorismate lyase, protein MFIYINGKIVHKDEVTISPFDHGFLYGLGVFETFRTYEGKPFLFNEHWDRLQQGLTELNIHLKFSKEEIFHAVQTLCSKNQWPESRLRLNISAGVGDVGLQTSPYLDPNVLIFQSPLPETKVKQVKKLKVLKRTRNTPEGEFRLKSHHYLNNILAKREIGDNPALEGLFLTTEGYVAEGIVSNVFWVKSGELFTPTVKTGILNGITRQFVMKLANYLGIGVHEGFYEMSDLLSADEVFVTNSIQEIVPIDAVQGEKEYGGFTPITYRLDKAYQVCIFGEKAGRPVRF, encoded by the coding sequence TTGTTTATATACATTAACGGCAAGATCGTCCACAAGGATGAAGTGACAATTTCTCCGTTTGACCACGGTTTCCTATATGGACTTGGTGTGTTTGAAACCTTTCGCACCTATGAGGGAAAACCTTTCCTATTTAACGAGCATTGGGATAGACTTCAACAAGGGCTTACAGAATTGAATATCCACCTAAAATTTTCAAAGGAAGAAATCTTTCATGCCGTCCAAACACTTTGTTCCAAAAATCAATGGCCTGAATCCAGACTTCGATTAAATATATCGGCTGGTGTTGGAGATGTAGGGTTACAAACTTCTCCTTATTTAGATCCAAATGTGCTTATATTTCAAAGTCCCTTACCTGAAACGAAAGTCAAACAGGTTAAAAAGCTAAAAGTTCTAAAGCGAACTCGAAACACGCCAGAGGGGGAATTTCGTTTAAAGTCCCACCACTATTTAAATAACATTCTGGCCAAGCGAGAAATTGGAGATAATCCAGCATTAGAAGGACTCTTTCTAACCACTGAAGGGTATGTAGCGGAAGGTATCGTTTCAAATGTGTTTTGGGTCAAGAGCGGGGAACTGTTCACACCTACAGTTAAGACAGGAATACTGAATGGAATAACTCGTCAGTTTGTAATGAAGCTTGCTAATTACCTTGGAATAGGAGTGCATGAAGGGTTCTATGAAATGAGTGACCTCTTGTCGGCGGACGAAGTGTTTGTTACCAATTCCATTCAAGAAATTGTCCCGATTGATGCTGTCCAAGGGGAAAAGGAGTACGGAGGATTTACACCTATAACCTACCGATTAGACAAGGCGTATCAAGTGTGTATTTTTGGAGAGAAGGCTGGACGTCCAGTTAGATTTTAA
- a CDS encoding SIMPL domain-containing protein — MYYQTPYFQYAHRNQTNGKNNKVEVLGEGKVSASPDIAIIRLGVITDGKELTNVLSENSDAMNNVITSLKGQGIPDENIKTDEYRIDIQYDYIDGKQVFRGYRVTNMIEVTIDNVNMSGVVVDTAVKNGANTVSNIEFAIENPANYYNQALELAVENAHSKASTIAKATGVTLQPVPFSISEVTTPQERPVMYETTAMVKGVSTPPIQAGELEITAKIIAKYSFS, encoded by the coding sequence ATGTATTACCAAACGCCCTACTTTCAATATGCACACCGGAACCAAACGAATGGAAAAAATAACAAAGTAGAAGTTTTGGGTGAAGGAAAAGTGTCCGCCTCACCTGATATAGCCATAATCCGTTTAGGTGTCATTACGGATGGAAAGGAACTTACGAACGTTCTCAGTGAAAATTCGGACGCCATGAATAATGTCATCACATCGCTTAAAGGCCAAGGAATCCCGGATGAAAACATTAAGACAGACGAATATAGAATCGACATCCAATATGATTATATAGATGGGAAGCAAGTTTTTAGAGGATATAGGGTAACAAATATGATAGAAGTTACCATTGATAACGTAAACATGTCAGGGGTGGTAGTTGATACAGCCGTTAAAAATGGGGCGAATACTGTATCTAATATTGAATTTGCTATTGAAAATCCCGCAAATTATTATAATCAAGCACTTGAGCTTGCTGTAGAAAATGCTCACTCTAAGGCGAGTACGATTGCCAAAGCCACTGGAGTCACTCTACAGCCCGTTCCGTTTTCAATATCGGAAGTGACAACACCACAAGAAAGACCGGTTATGTATGAAACTACGGCCATGGTAAAAGGGGTCTCTACTCCGCCCATTCAGGCTGGAGAATTGGAAATCACCGCGAAGATTATTGCAAAATATAGTTTCTCCTAA
- a CDS encoding VanW family protein, producing the protein MRLSEIHPIFYHTRIGQKKLFRYVKDWLDRDKFAKKHNQQKLKYSCKKHQSLLRRKLGDSDPRLQENKITNLKLAAKKIDGVLIHPGEVFSFWQLVGKPSKRNGFIEGMLLARGEVVTGVGGGLCQMANLLYWMALHTPLVVSERHHHSFDPFPDSGRVLPFGSGAGVFYNYVDLRFENKTDQTFQINVWLTDKHLKGSILTDRVWPYSYHIEERNHRFIQMDGKNYRENEIWRKTIDVRTGKEVDTTLLIKNFAEVKYELKAN; encoded by the coding sequence TTGCGGTTGTCAGAAATACATCCAATCTTTTACCATACAAGGATTGGGCAAAAAAAATTATTTCGTTATGTAAAGGATTGGCTAGATAGAGATAAATTTGCCAAGAAGCATAATCAACAAAAATTGAAATACAGTTGTAAAAAACACCAATCGTTATTAAGAAGAAAATTAGGAGACAGTGACCCAAGGCTTCAAGAAAATAAAATCACGAATTTAAAATTGGCAGCTAAAAAAATAGATGGTGTCCTTATACATCCTGGTGAAGTTTTTTCGTTTTGGCAATTAGTAGGAAAGCCTTCAAAAAGAAATGGTTTTATAGAAGGTATGCTTTTGGCTAGAGGGGAAGTAGTCACTGGAGTAGGTGGTGGGTTGTGTCAGATGGCCAATTTGTTGTATTGGATGGCCCTTCACACACCTCTAGTTGTGTCAGAACGTCACCATCATAGTTTTGATCCATTCCCCGATAGTGGGAGAGTTCTTCCTTTTGGGAGTGGAGCGGGTGTGTTTTATAACTATGTAGACTTACGATTTGAAAATAAAACTGATCAAACATTCCAGATTAACGTTTGGCTTACTGACAAACATTTAAAAGGATCCATCTTAACGGATCGAGTTTGGCCGTACTCTTACCACATTGAAGAGAGAAATCACAGATTTATTCAAATGGATGGGAAGAATTATAGAGAAAATGAAATATGGAGAAAAACAATTGATGTGAGGACGGGTAAAGAAGTGGATACAACCTTACTAATAAAAAACTTTGCAGAAGTAAAATATGAATTAAAAGCAAATTAA